A window of Strigops habroptila isolate Jane chromosome 5, bStrHab1.2.pri, whole genome shotgun sequence genomic DNA:
GTCCCTCCACTACCTGGAAGCCCCTCGTGTTCCACAGAGCCCTCAGGCCCAGCCAGACCTCTcccaccagcagtgctgggcacacTGGAGCTGACCTTTGCTGTGCAGGTTGACACGGGCCCGCACGATGTCAGGGTCATCTGGTCCGAGCCCCAGGATCCTCAGGGCTACGTAGTTGAGTGTTGTGCCAAACACTGTTGATTTGTCTTCCACATGCCTGCCACACGCATACACAGAGACAGCACAGCCATTAGCCAGCTATTGGCATTAGAGAGGCACAACCCACTGCACAGGGCTGTCTTTGTCAGGGTGAAGTGGAATGCCAGTAGTGACTGCGGAAAAGGGGAGACCCAAGGGCAGAAACACTGCTCTGCACTACCCTGTTAcacacagactggtttgggttgaaaggaccttaaagctcatccagttgcaaccccctgccacaggcagggacaccttccactagagcaggttgctccaagcccctgtgtccaacctggccttgaacactgccagggatggggcagccacagcttctctgggaaaagtctgtgccagcgcctcagcaccctcacagggaagagcttctgcctcagagctcatctcaatctcccctctggcaggttaaaactGTTCCCgttgtcctgtccctacagtcccttgtccaaagcccctctccaggtttcttgtagcccctttaggcactggagctgctccaaggtctccccttcaggagccttctcttctccaggctgacccagcccagctctctcagcctggctccagagaagcgctgctccagccctcgcagtatctctgtggcctcctctggactcgctccagcagctccctcttgtgttgggggccccagatGCTTTGGGATGCACGATGCTTTGGGATATAGTGCCATAGAAGAGATGCAGCCAGGCTTGATGCTCCTGCCACCTCTGTGACAAAAGCTACCTGGAGTGCTACAGAGGCAAGTGCAACCCCCAGAGGTATCACCGTTGCAGAGTCCCGCTCCCTCAGTCTGGGCAGATTTGACAGCAGCTCGACATGCTGGACCGCGGTGGTACCATCACGTAAAACATCATCTTATCTACTCACAAGCCCCAGCCTCCATCCGGGAGCTGCACGGAGCGCAGGTAGCGCACCATCTCCTTCCGAACCCCCTCCGGCAGCTGGATCTTGGCAGTGTGACACGTTATGAGCAGACCTGGAAGATCAGACAGGCTCTGGCATGAAACAGAACGCGTTCGCTCGCCCCTCTCAGCGGAAGCGACCTCCGCGGCTCACctggcagcaggaagagagGACCACCGTAGTCACCCGCCCAGTGCCCGTCCTCAGCCTGCAGAGCGGCGTAGAACCGCATCCCTTTGAGGGCAGCCTCCCGGGCCGTTCCGGCCACCGGCGAGCCCTGCTGCACCTCACCCTGCGTGCGGGGAACACAGCGCCTGAGCCGGGGGCGCCCCTCGGCCGGGGCTCTGCCGCCCGGTCCCGCCCCAGCCCCGCACCGTGTCCAGCCCGAGGCTGTGCTCCTCCAGCAACGTCTGCGCCCGCCTCTCGCCGCCGTCCGCATCGCCGTCACCCAGGTAGTGCCAGCGCTGCCGGCCGCCCTCGCACCGCAGCCTCCAGTCGGGCAGCGCCGTGGCCGCCGCCGAGCGCCGcgggccgccccgccgccgcacCGCCCTGCCGGAGACAGGCACCGTGAGCCGCGACCCCCGCTGCCGCCCCGCCGcctgcccgccgccgcgccggcACCCACCCGCCGTCCGCCGCCATCGCCTCCAGCGTGCCCGTTACCACCGAGCCGCGGTTGTAGCCGGGGCAGAGGCCGCACCGCCCTGGGCCGACATCGCCTCACGGGCCGCAGCCAACGGGGCCGCGGAGCCGCGCCGGCAGCACCGCCCCGGCCGTAAGCACCGCCCCACGCCGCGCCCCTCGGCCGGTGTCAGGCGAGTGCGGGACACGGGGGCTGATGCGGAGCTCCTGAGGCCGCCAGCCCCGGCTCGGCTCCGCAGGCATCGATTGCCCTTGGACACGGTGGCTGCAGCTGTAGAGCTGGCTCCAATACCCACCCCATGGCTGCGCTTGTCCCTGTGCACCTTGCAGCACTTCCTGTCGTGGGGACATCATGCAGTTGATACGCCCGAGGGACCGGATGCCATCCACAGGGACTTGGACAGGCTCAAGAAGTGGGCCCAggtgaacctcatgaggttcgACAAGGCCAAAGGGCAAAGTCTTGTACTTGGATTGGAGCAATATCAATACaagctggggatggagggattGAGGGTAGCCCTGAGGAGAGGACTTGGGGGACTGGTGGGTGAAGGATTGGATGTGACCCAGTGAGGAGGGGTGCAGCAAGCAGGGGTGACACCCGTAAAACAGTTTGTTATGCTGTATGGGTGCTGTAACCATGGGGCTACAGGAGAACAGACATGTGGCACATCCTGGGGGGAGTCAGGCATCCCCACTGTGCCGTGGTGCCCACAGCATGGGTGCCACCCTCCTGCAGGCACTGGAATGGGACAGCAGCCCATGAGGTCTATGAGGAGGTGGCAGTGACCTGGCTTCCTTCCTACTGCAGAAGTGACACCAGACCAAGCTAAGCCAGTGGAAAGCTCAGGTGGAAAAGCCGCAATTCATGGCCATAAATACCTGTGATCAAAGTTCAGCCTTGGATCTAAGGCCTTGGAGGCAGGGACCTCTTCCATGTCTGTGCATCCCTGAGGGCCTCAGAGAGCATGGGGGGCCCAGGGATAAAAGAGCTACTCCCCAATGTGGCACCCATCAGTACCCCAGGACAGAAACGTGCCTGTGAATTAATACTTATTGTATTCACACACTACGAGTTGTGCTAGCAAATAGCTTTGCACTCATGTCCTGCATAACCTCAGGGATTATTTGGAGAGgatacagtaattttatttgaaaattctATAATTaatttggtatttattttataaactaGGCTTAGGTCACACGCAGGTTCAGCCCTAGGTTCACCTGAACAGCTAAGGGTGCTGGAGCCCTCCTGTGGGGAGCTGTTATCCTTATGCCATGTTATCCTCCTGGCATGAGGATAACAGCTTTGACTTGTGCCTCATACCACCAGTCCCCACTAGGGAGGGCTGTGTTGCTTCCCTTCGCTGTTTAAACAGGCAAAGGGAACTCTAGAAGTTCACTGACATGGGTGTTGTATTTGGGGCTTAGTAgccttttgtttatttttggtttaagggggaaaaatggTGATCATGGATCTCCCTGAGATGAGCTTCATGGAAGTAGCTCCAAATCCTTGTGGATGCCAAAATCTCCAGATAATTTATGTAATATTTGTCTAAAGGCAATGAGTGATGGAAGATGAAActcttgggtttatttctctgtCCCTGTACAACCTGCCTGCCTTAGAAATGCCAGGTTAGTCatgaaacttttatttttaatacctgCCAAGCTCCTGTTGTCTGGGCATTACTTCCAGACTAGTTTTTATAGGCTTAGTCCAGCTGACAGAGCAAGACTCTGTTCCTTTTGTCTGTGGGCCCTCTGCTTGCTGGAGGCATCAGAAACTGAAGGTGATCCCCCGAGAAAGGGATGCTGCCAGCTCCTAAAAGCCATCACCACAACTCCCTCCCTTTTATTGCAGTCCAGCACACAAGGCTCAGTTCACAACTGATTAGTTATGCTGCTAGAATCAACACTGCAAAGGTACTTTAAAGCCATGGCTTGTGTTACAAGGAATCTGACCAAAGGGCTGTTACAAAACAACATGGTCTAAATATGCTGCTTGTGCTTTGAGAGAAGATAGACCGGAAACAGTCAGGTTTtcagcagaagtattttaagcAGAAACACAGGTGGTTTAGAAGCATCTATAAAACAAACCCCCATGGTTTCCTCTGGCCCTCTCAAGGTAACTTGGCTCCATGCAGCAAAAGGTGTGAGCCTTCAGCACCCGGCTGCACCAGCAAGCCTGCAGTGCTAGAGGCACTTGAATCGATGCTGCAGTGCCTTCTTTCAACACAGGTTTGATGGAGAACATATTCttatctatttttaatgaacttCAGAGTAGTCTCTTCTTGTTTCAGCTGAATTCAGTCAGGAACTGACTTAAGCTCAAGGCCATGTTTCAGATGAGGTAAGAGCATCCCTGTGTTTCCAGCTCCAGAGGATTTGGGGCAGTGGCAGCATCACTACTCAGTGTTTTCTTAAGGGGTTACAAAACCTGCCAAGGTGACAGCACCTGGTGGGCCAGTAGCAAGGTtcagagctgctcctctgcagccctAATGCATGGTTGTACTGGGAGAACAGTGGGGGAAACGGCAGTCAAGCCAGAGCCCAGGATTTAGGAGATGAAGGTGGATGTAAAGGCAACTTCGCCTGTGGTTCCCAAGAGGCAGGCACCATTTTAACCTTGTGAGTCTGTTCACTGGGGGGCAAAAAAGACCCACTGCTCATCCAATGGagcctgccccatccctcctcatcctcaggTGGAGGCAGAAGCGACATTCGCTGAGGGCTGGCAGAGGTTGTGCAGGGCTCAGCAGGTCCCTCCTCGGGCAGGGCACTAAATTGGGCCCATCATCTCCCTCCAACAACTGCAACAAGCACCAGCCCAATTcccagatcatagaatcacagactgatttggaaaggactgtaaagctcatccagttccaaccactgccatgggcagggacaccttccactaggtTGCCTTCCACTAcaccacgttgctccaagccctgtccagcctggccttggacactgccagggatggggcagccacagcttctctgggcaccctgtgccagcgcctcagcaccctcacagggaagaacttctgccttgtatctaacctgaagttcccctgtttcagtttgaacccatcaccccttgtcctgtcactagagtccttgatgaagagtccctctaCAGCATCCTTACAGGaccccttcagacactggaagctgctgaggtctccacgcagcttctcttctccaggctgaacagccccaatgttctcagcctgtctttgtttggaggtgctccagccccctaGATGTGTCCTGGTGTTTCTGGGCATCATTCGATGAAGCCTCTGGCTCATCTCTGGCTGATGTGTTTGGGGGGTCAGAAACACACACAGTGACAATGGCACAGAGCTGGGGAACCTGCTCTCTGCAAGTCCGCTCTGTGTGCTGGGACTGAGAACAGCCCTGCGGAGGCAGGAGcgctttttcccccctcccacccaaattcctctgcttttctcccaGTTCAATGACTGCCATCCTTTGTCTCGTGGTCTGGCAGAGCCTGGTGCCACACACACCagagagacaaagaaataaCTGGCTTTTCTCCCTGAGCCTGCTATGAAGAGCCCACATTGTGTTTTActggggagagggaggcaggcagagggCTGAAGTGTTTTGCTCAGCCTTGGACTCTGTAAACCCCTCTGTTTCTTTAAACACATCACCCCAAAGCTCTGGCAAGGAAGCAGTGACCCTGAGGAATAGAGCCCCAGGGTTACACTCTCCTGGTCAAAGACGAGGACCATGAATACTAAAACAATGGAAGCCACTCTGGGAAGCCTCAAAGCAAAACCATCTCTCAGCCCCACACCCATGCCCAGACTTCCTGGACTTTCACAGGCTGGATCAGGGACAACCCAGGCCAGGAGAGCAGTGTTTGCTAGGATATGAGCCTGGTGTTTGCTAGGATATGAGCCTGGAGAAGGGTCAGGGAAGTTGCCTGGAGCTGGTCATTAGCAGAGGCAGGAAAGTACCAAGGTTTCTGGTGTTCACACTGgatcctgctgctccttcccaccCTATCAGCCAGTGCAGCAGCTCATTCCAGATCATTCCCTGTAAAATATACAAGTCAGAATGATTTGGGGTGGAATGGACAATAAGAATAAGCAGGAAAGGGAATTTCAAGACTGTTCAGGTTTTGATCTGCCAAATGCTaaattttctgttccattttggGAAAAGGTCACtttcaagaatgaaatcagaaaatggtTTAACAAGGCTGAGCCAGGACCTTGTCTCCAAGTAGTAATGGTGTGCTTGAATGCATTTCTTGGCTAATAACTGAGCTAAGAGATCTACAGATCAAACTGCTatcaacagagaaaaataccatttcatagaatcatagaatagtttgggctggtTTTCCCCAAACCAGTGTTTAAAGCTGTTACAAAAGCTTTCAAGAGCTGATGTAAGGAAATGATCAACGTGGACAGGTTTCTTGTACACTGGTTTGtggacatggtttagtggtggacttggcagtcctgtggtaaaggttggacttgatgatcttaaaggtcttttccaacctgtttgattctatgattcaatgattctaacCTGTCTTATTGGTAATGGTGACCTGTTCCAAGTTGCACTGAGTCTGAAATTCATCACAGACATAAAAGCAGTTATTGATCCTGTGCTGCAGTGAGAAAGGTGTAAATCCTTTATCCTTTAAAGGCACACCACATCAGTAACAGCAAACAGCTTCAGCTGTGGCTCATCCCACCTCCGCTTGGGAAACAGCACAGCTAGGCAATGAAACACAGCGAAAACTTGCTTTCCTCAGCAAGCTCTGTGTGTTTATCAACCACCCTATTGTACTGTGCCACCAGGAGCAGTCTGGGTGAAATGCGCTTTCTGCTGCTCTCGCTGCTtgtctcctgctctcctccagaTCCCACTTCTCTGCTGGGCTGCCCATTGGCTCCCACAGGGCAgcatagaatcaaccaggttggaaaagacctttaagatcatcggGTCCAACCATTCCCCtgcgctgccaaggccaccactaacccatgtcactgagggcctcgtctacacagtgtgtgaaccTGCCATCGGGTCTGTGCACCAGCCTGCAAGGGAGTCTGTGGTGGAAACAGACACTCACAGCTCCTGGGTTTCAATAAAAGGGCATTTAAGGCATATGGTGGCTGCTTGGGCTGGCAGAAGACTTCTGAGCAATGCCACATGTGTGGCTGTGACATGGACAACATGGTGCATGCAAGCAGGAGGTTCCCGGTTCCCTCTGTGCCCCAGGATGGTATCACAGCCACTGGCCAGGTGACAGCCTTATAACCCAACCCCACTTGATGTGGCTTTTTGTGAGGGTATGTCAAGGCACACCCCAGAACCTAGCACTTTCTCCCCATCAGGGAGGCATCAGGGAGGAGCTGCggctgctgccacctctgtCCTTCAACCACTTCGCTGCCTGATACAATCACAACTCACAAAGCATCCCACTGCCCCCAGATGCTGGGTGGCAGAGAAGACACAGTCAGACCCATCTCAGAGGTGCACAGCACAGCTACAAGAGGCCGCAGGCACAAGCTGCCCTGATGGATGTTGCCAtcacaggcaaagaaaaaccTCTGCCCCAGAGGATACCGCAGCCCTGCAACAGGACCCACAGGGACAGGGTGCTCCACGCTTTGCATGCTCCTGTCCGTGACTGTATGGCACCCTGGGGAAGGTGCTGGTGCCCCCAACCCAGCCGTGGCTCAGTTCATTGCCTTCACTGTGGTGGGAGCAGCAAGCAGCAcaagctgctctcctgctgactGCCCAGTTATTTTGGCTCCTCACAACGGTGGCTTTCTCCCGAGCAGCTCCCACGCCGGCAGCCGTGGGTTGGCAGCGAGTCAATGCATCCCTGTGTGCATCCTTGTGCCGGGCTGGCTCCGGATGCCCCCGCCCTCCGCTGCCATTGGCACTGCAGGCAATAAGAAGCCAGCGAGTCCCCTGGACGTGCTGCATTGCTGTGTCACAGCCCCGACgccagcacagaggtgagaaGGGCTGCGGGGAGCTGGGGCAGCGGGATTTGGGGGTCTTGCTGCCATGGGAGGGGTGGTGTGGGGGGCACCACGgcagctctgccactgcagcGGGGAGCTGAAACCCTCCTCAGCCTTGTGGAGAGGAAGCAGGAGGGCATGAGCATGCAAAGGGTTGTCAGGGTGCATGCCTGAAGGGCTTTAGTATATCCTACCTGACTGGAGATGGTGTCACAGATTGGgccctgcctgtggcacaggAGAAGGTGTCAGCGTGAGTCTCAGGCCACAGGATGACAGTGCTTTGAGCATCGAGCCTTGTCATGGTGAGACAggagccaggctgcagggcaggagatgTTTATCCGTGGGGTATGTATTAGCTGAGTGCCACACTAAGACTTGCTCCCCTCCCAGCATCAGCGCTTTCTACAGCTTTTGGGAAGGTGGTTTTGCATCTCTCCCTTTTAGACGCGAGTCTCTCTGGTTGGTTTGTGAAATCTGCAGGAAACACTGCAATCCCAACGGTTAACATTCCCAAGAGTCTCCACATCAAGGGAGGAGGGGGGTTAGAGGAGATGGGATTATTTTGTCCTGCTGGTACTCATCAAAACCAGTTCCTGGCGAGGATCCCCTGACTGCTCTGCAGGCAAGAGAGGCAGAGGTGAGCGTGCCTGTGACAGAGGGGACAGCAGAATCTTTCTGAAGCTTCATGGGCAGAGATGAAacccctgcctgcccctctcCCAGGCAAGGAGAACAAAGCAATGGGTTAAGCAGCGGGAGGCAAAGAAGAGGTGAAGCGACACGTCATCTGCtatataaagaaaatgcaggatCACCTTGCTGGAAGGCACCAGGGCTTTGCAGCCTCTCCTCATTTGCTCTCCTTCACTCTGCCTGTGCAGACACCCGAGGTGTCAAACTCACATCAGTCCCAGGGGATATTGTCCGCTCCTGGTGCCCTATACCCGGCACTCCTCCTGTTGTggctccccttccctcctggaGGCAGAGCCAAGGATTCTCAGGATCTTCCTCCCTGAAGTGAGTGCTGCTAGTGGTGCTTTTCAGCAGCACGGTTTGAGTTTGGGATCCAGTGCTGCTGATGCATAGAGGGAGCCCTGAGGCAGTCACACTTGCAATGCAAAGGGCACTTCTGGAGTTGTCCCAGGCTAATGCACACATTGCTCCCTCTGACCTCAGGGCCACATTGCGACCATGTCTGAGCTGGAGAAGGCCATGATCGCCATCATCGATGCCTTCCACCAGTACTCGGGGAAGGAGGGAGATAAGCACAAGCTGAAGAAATCAGAACTGAAGGAGCTCATTAACAATGAGTTGAGCCATTTCCTTGGTGTAAGTATTGCACCTCatgcagctgagcagctcccAGGCTCTGCTAACTCTGTCTCCCATGGGAAGCATgtgcaggggaaggggaagctggagcagcagtgcaTTAAACACTTTGCTCCTGCTCCACAGGAGCAGcaagtggcaggacaagggcaACAGCCTGCACTGAGGgctctggtttgggttggataCTAGGGAAATATGACatgctgaaagagctgggcttgttcagcctggagaagagaaggctcctgaagcGGAGACCTttgagcagctcccagtgcctaaaggggctagaggaaacctggagaggggctttggataaGGGCCTTAGGACAGGCCAAGgcgggaatggctttaacctgccagaggggagattgagatgagctctgaggcagaagttcttccctgtgagggtgctgaggcgctggcacagactttttcccagagaagctgtggctgccccatcccctggcagtgtttcaaggccacgttggacacaggggcttggagcaacctgctctagtggaaggtgtccctgcccgtggcagggggttggaactggatgagctttaaggtccacTTCCAGCCCAAAAcccactctgggattctattattctatgaaatTTCCTTCCCTGGGGAGGGGGACAGCCCCGAGGGGCTCAAGATGTCCTTTTTCCAGTGGAAGCTGTAGTTGTGATTCCTGCTCCAGGAGGGCTGCTGTTGTTCAGATGATGTGCTGTGTTGTTCCCCACCAACACAGGTGGGGAATGTGTCTGAACCAGAGGGATGTGTCTGAACAGAGATTCAGCCATGAGTGCCACTTGAGAAACTGGGACATGGCACTGTTGGGCCTTGCTCTGATCCTCCCCAGCTTTGGCTACCTGTTTCTATCCCTTCAGGAGATCAAAGACCAGGAGACTGTGGACAAAGTCATGGAAGCGCTGGACAGTGATGGGGATGCAGAATGCGACTTCCAGGAGTTTGTAGCCTTCATTGCGATGGTCACCGCTGCTTGCCCACGAGTTCTTTGAGCATGAGTGAGCTGGTGGGAGCCAGGTGAGCACCTCCCGCTCATGCCGGAGGGGAGCAGAGCAACATCATTCCTCTGGGAAAAAGACTGGGGCTCCTTGGAGTTAAGCTTGTGCTAGACTTAAGCAGCTTATTAAGTTCTATGGCTTTGTGAAGAAGAACCCCCCCCATGGTTCAGGAAAGTGCCCACCTGGCTGGACGTGGTGTGAGAATGCCTTGTCTTGAGCTCCTTCCATGCTGCTGTATGCCAGGGATGTG
This region includes:
- the S100B gene encoding protein S100-B codes for the protein MSELEKAMIAIIDAFHQYSGKEGDKHKLKKSELKELINNELSHFLGEIKDQETVDKVMEALDSDGDAECDFQEFVAFIAMVTAACPRVL